TTCCGACATAAGCCGAAGTTTGTCATCGCCGGGAATCGACGTTGGATGCACCTGGATAAACTCGCCATTCGCGTAGTACGCGCCCTGCTGATACAACGCGGACTGCGCCGATCCGGTACAGACAACCGAGTTGGTAGACTTCCCGAAGATCGCGCCGATTCCGCCAGTCGCGATAATGACAGCGTCGGCAGGGAAGGTACGGACCTCCATCGAGCACAGGTCCAGCGCGCAGATTCCGCGACACACGCCTTGCGCATCGAGCACTGCGGAGAGGAACTCCCAGGTTTCAAACTTGCTGACGCGACCTTCCGATTCGTATCGGCGCACTTGCTCATCGAGCGCGTATAGCAATTGCTGGCCAGTTGTCGCTCCGGCAAAAGCGGTGCGGTGATAGAGAGTGCCGCCGAAGCGGCGGAAGTCGAGAAGTCCTTCCGGCGTGCGGTTGAAGGGAACTCCCATGCGGTCGAGCAGATCGATAATCGCCGGCGCCGCCTCGCACATATCTTTCACGGGAGGCTGATTCGCCAGGAAGTCACCGCCGTAGATGGTGTCGTCGAAGTGATGCCAGGTACTATCTCCCTCGCCTTTGAGGTTCTTGGCGGCGTTAATGCCCCCCTGAGCGCAGACTGAGTGCGAGCGCTTTACCGGGACGACGGAAAATAAATCAACATTCCCGCCACCTTCTGCGATCTTGATAGTGGCTGAGAGTCCTGCCAGCCCGCCGCCTACGACGATGATTTTCGGATTTGCCATTAACTTGAAATCAACGAATCGGGTGCCTTGTTATCGGTATTTGCCACGAAGCGAACTTTAGTGATCGTTGCTATTCCACCGGTTGAGCTTCCACCCGCTTCGCGGTTGCCGGGTCGGTTCCCATGTTGCGCCAGTCTGGGTTACGAGGAGCTACAAATGCTTTTACGGTGACTAGTCCGATCACTACAAACAATAGCCCTATCCCAAAGCAGACTACGCCGGCTCTCCGCCTCGCTTGTTCTCCCTGCGTGATTCCCCATTTGGCACAGAACAACCAAATTCCATACGCAAAGTGCCACGATGCACACACGATCGCGATGATGTAGAAAGCCAGCATCCATGGATTCGCTAGTTCATGCTGCACCTTACCGAAGCCTGCCCCGGGATACTCCACCAGGTGAACTCCGGTAAACCGCAAGCTGTAAACATGCTGGAGGATGTAAGCGAAGGTAACGATTCCTGTCCAGCGTTGCGCGGTGTAGAGCCAGTTTCCTTCCCAGGGATAAGAAACAACGTTCGACTCGCCTCTGTACCAGATAAAGATTCCGTACAGCGCGTGGTAAAGGATTGGGATGTAAATGAGTCCCCATTCCAGAAATGGCACGAAGGGAAGGGAATTTAGAAACTTGATTTGGCTGGCATACGCGTGCGGGCCGTTGGTCGCATACGCATTTGAGACAAAGTGCTCGACCAGGAAGGCGCCGATCGGCACGATACCGCTCAGCGAATGCAGGCGGCGAAGGAGAAATGAATGCCCTTCTCCTGCACGCAGCGGCTTTACCCCCTTCCACTGATCCTGCTCATAGCCGGCGCTCGGAGGCGCTGCCGTTGCCATCGCGTTGCGAGTCTCCTCAGTTAGTTCCGAATATCGATACCAAACCTTTTATTATCGGGTTCCGCTCGGAAGCGAGTCAAATAAGTGTGTTGGTCTTCGCAACAAGCATGCGTGGAACGCAGTCGATTTTTATTGTGCAAGTCGATACAGTTGAAATTGCGTGAGGAGAACCCTCGTTGGCATCGTCGACACTGCCTTTTAGTCAGCTCGCTGATCAGTGCCAGGCAACCGGACTAACACCAGAAAACACGGCCAAGATCGCAAAAGAGTTGTCTCGCAGCTTTGGTGTTCACGACGATGAAGTGGCGATTCTGAAGCTTGAAAAGAACCAGCTCAAGTTCATCTATCCCCCGCAGTTGTCGAGTGTCGGCATGATCCCCTTAAGCCACTCGCATTCTCTGGCTGCGCGAACGGCGAGCACAAAACGTCCTGAAGCCATCAACAACTTTCCTCAAGTGCGCCACGCCAGCGTCTTTGAGTCTGTGCCAGTGGAGTCGAAAACGCGTGCACCGGGCAAGTCGGAACGGAATGCCATGGTCATTCAGAAGGTGATGAGCGTTCCCGTGATCGGTTCCGCCGGAGTCGTAGGAGTGATTCAGATTAGCCGCAAGGGCTCTACATCCAAGGCTGCCGGTGCAGATTTCTACCCCTCGGAGCTTTCGCGGTTGGCCGCCGCAGCCTCGGCTCTCGCGAAATGTTTCAGCTAATCTGGGAATGGCTGCGAGTTGACTCGTCGATCCACTCCAGAAAAAGCCTAAAGGCCTTTCCCCGGTGACTGACTCTCAGCTTTTCTTCGCGCGAGATTTCCGCAAATGAGTTGCTTAGCTCTGGAAAATAGAAAAGCGGATCGTAACCGAAGCCGTTGCTTCCTTTAGGAGCGCGAAGCAATAGTCCACGAGCGTCTGCATTGAAGACTTTGAGCGTTTTGCCATCGCGGGCTGCTGAAATGGAACAGACGAAGGCACATTGTCTGCGGGAATCGGGAACGCCTTCTGTCCTCTTGAGCAAAAGCTCATTGTTCGCGGCATCCGGGTGATTGGTGACGATACCTGCGTCGTCGGCATACCTGGCCGATCGCACTCCTGGCTCTCCACCGAGAGCATCAACCGTGAGCCCGGAATCGTCGGCAATCACAATCTCTCCTCCCGCGTGCCGGCTGTAGTACTCAGCTTTTAAGCGTGCATTCTCCTCGAAAGTTGCGCCTGTCTCCTCAGGCGCATCCATTCCCTCGATCCCCGGCAGCGGACGAATGTCGACACCATATTCTTGAGCGGCAGCCGCAAAGTCTGCGAGCTTTCCTTTGTTTGAGCTTGCAACGTAGATGAGAGTCATCGATGTCGATCATAATTTGCGCGGCGGCCTGTTCCTCAACCGCCAACCATTTCTTCCTTTACACTTTTGGTATGACAGTCGTGGTGAATGGGGAGCCCAAAGAATTTCCCAGCGGACGAACTCTTGCTGCGTTTATCGAGCATCTCGGGTTGAAAGGTGACCGGATCGCTGTGGAACTCAATCGGGAGATCGCTCCACGAAGTCGGTGGACCGACATCTCGCTCTCCGAGGGTGACCGTTTGGAGATCGTTCATTTCGTCGGCGGTGGATTCGATTACTAGAACCAGTCCGCAGTCTCGACTCCCACATTTTGCCGCACAGTAAGTTTTCTCGCCCACGGCTCCTGCACCTTCTAAATCACCTGATATCACTTGACATGAAACACCCAAGGTGTATTTTGTTTAAAACATTTCTATTGCGAAATGTTTGAAGCTGGTTAGATGCGATCTCACTCACAAACCGGCAACAGCCAAGAGGTTCGAAGCCTTGAAGGCCAGGAGTTCACGTCCGCCGACGTAATCGAGCTTACGGGCATTACGGCGCGGCAACTTCAATGGTGGGATGAACGCAAGATCGTTGTTCCGCAGCGGCGGGGAAGAAATCGCGTCTACAGTGTCGACGATCTCGCCGAAGTAGCTGTGATCTGCGAGTTGCGGAACAAGGGATTCTCACTTCAGCGAGTGCGGCAGGTGATGCGATATCTGCAGCGGGAACTAGGCAAACGGCTGGTCGAGACGGTGACCTCGGGCAGCGAATACCACCTGCTCACGGATGGCAAAAGAATTTACCTGGAGAACTCTGAACGGCAAATCGTCGATCTGCTCAAGAACTCACGCCAACCGCTTTTGTCGGTCTGTTTGACTGACGCGGTGCAGGAGGTTCATGCCCAGCTTCGCAAGCGCAATGGCATGCGGCGTCCGAGGCCCGGGGAAGAGCGATCGAGTCAAAGCAACCGGCGGCGTCTTCGGCGTACGGCCTGAGCGCAACCTGCCCTAACTGGTCGGAGGTGACCATGGTGGCTGAGCTGAACATCCTGACGGAGTGGATTCCCGAACAGATGCAACCCGGCACGGTCTTCGTGCTCGAAAACGCCGGAGAGGTCGGGAAGAACGAGGATCCTTACTGGGCAGTGCTCGCCTGCCCGGCATGCGGCACGCTGGGACTGATCACCCGCCGGCAGATGGCCGGGATTACGCCGGTCATTTGTGGCTCAAACGAATGCTCGGCCCACTTTTTTATCCGCGACGAAGACGTGCGGGCTTGTAAGCCAAATTAGCGCTTGTGGCTATTTCTGCTCTTGAGCGGCAGCGGCGGTAGTTGAGATCGGAACCTGTTCGACGATTTCGATACCGAACCCTTCCAGCGCGGGCACTCGCCGGGGATGATTAGTCAACAGGCGAATGCGCCGCAGATTTAGATCAGAGAGTATCTGGGCTCCCAATCCGATTTGCCGCTGCGTTCGGCGCTGATGCTCGGGGTTTCTGGCATCACGGCTCTCATGTTCAAAAGTAAGCGCACTGCCTCCGACCATCTCCCTCACATTGAAGCCTTTGGACGTCTGGTGCAGGTAGATAATTGCTCCGCGACCAACGTCTGCGATCATCTTCATCGAACGATCCAGTACGGCATTGCATTCACAGAGAGTGGTTCCGAACACATCTCCTACCAGGCAGTGAGAGTGAACCCGCACCAGAACGGGACTGTCTCCGTCGCCGGCATCGCCGTAAAGCAGACCAACGTGCGATTCGCCTCCATCTATCTCTGACTCATATGCGACCAGCCGAAACTCCCCGTAGCGCGTAGGAAGAATTCCTTCTCCGATGCGGCGGATGTAGCGCTCGTGATGCATACGGTAGCGAATGAGTTCAGCCACCGTCAGCATCTTCAACTCGTGTTCTTTACAGAACTCGATCAGATCTGGCACGCGCGCCATGGTGCCGTCTTCCTTCATGATCTCGCAGATCACGCCGGCAGGAACAAGGCCAGCCATGCGCGCAAGATCCACTGCGGCCTCAGTTTGCCCTGCTCGTACCAGCACTCCGCCTTTGCGCGCGCGCAACGGGAAAGTGTGTCCGGGCTTCACCAGGTCAGACGGCCGGCTGCCGGGATCGATCGCAACTTTGATCGTTCGAGCGCGGTCGTACGCCGATATACCTGTGGTTATGCCGTCCCGGGCGTCGATGCTCTCCGTAAACGCAGTTCCATACTGGGAGGTGTTGTGAGTGGTCATCATGCCCAGGCGCAGATAGTCGAGACGATCTTCGGTGAGCGCCAGACAGATGAGTCCGCGCCCATGCTTCGCCATGAAATTAATAGCCTCGGGCGTGGCGAACTCCGCGGCGATGGTGAGATCGCCTTCGTTCTCCCGGTCCTCGTCGTCGACGACGATGATCATGCGCCCTTGCCGGATCTCGGCGAGCGCGGTTTGGACGTCGGTGAAAGAGCTATTCATGAGCCTGATATAGGAACTGATAACTACGATTCTAGCAATACGAATGCATCATGCAGCCGGAGGCTGAGCCACCTCGGGACTCGCAGGCCGGCGCCAGAAGGCCATTCCACGAGCGAACAACGAGCGCACCGCGCGAGCACACATTCGGATCAGAATCACTGTAAAGATCAAGAGCACTGCGACGATGGCTGCAGTCCAGTAGGGATGTACAGTTGCAAACCACGTGAGACCAACAGCAACCACATCTTCGCCTACGCTCAAGGCCATATTTGAGACCGGTTCCGGGGAAGGCGTAACTGCAGCCCGCGCGGCAAACTTGCCCGTGTGCGCCACTCCGGCGATCACGCTCGCCAATGCCGTGCTGGCAATTTGAGCGCCAGGACCGAGCTGCGATGTCGCCGCATACGCGACTAACGCCGCAAGCGGGATTCGGACAAAGGTGTGCAATGAATTCCACACGAGGTCAAAGGCTGGGATCTTGTCAGCAAAAAAATGCAACACGAACATCGCCAGCGACACCGCAATAACCCACGGATTCTCGATAACGTGCAAACCTGGTGGAAGGTGTACCACCTGAAAATGGCCCAGCAGTCCGAGGGTCCCGCACATCGCGTAGACATTCAAGCCCGCGGCAAAGCTCGCCCCAATCACCAGTGAAATAATTTGCGCTTCGTTGAGATCCATAAAAACGCGTTGCTCAGTATCTTCGATGGAACTGCGGCGGAAACAGAACCAGAGATTCTCCGAAAAATGAAAAGGCCGCCTGTGGCGGCCTCTTTCAAGATCGACTCAGGTTACAGAGTCGATTCGATTTCGAATCCCCAAGCTTCCAAAAGGGGCTCAGGAATGTACTTTGAATTCTTGTTCTTACGTGCCCACTCGCGCAGACGTGTAGAACGCAGATACTGGTCGGGAAGGAGCTTGAACTCCTTCACCGCCTGCTCGAAAGACGTAACTACAGGAACTACCGGTCCGATCGGCTCCGGCTTTCCCCAGTTCGGATTTCCGCGACGCTTAGCCATGATTTCTACCTGCCTTAATTATGATTTCACTACTTCGATTACGAGCTAACCCCTCTGGATTCAGATAAGCACGATGAAGCTCTTACAAAGTCGTTGCTCTCAGGCGGCTCCAGAGCGAGCCGTAAAACCTCCGATATTATGAATAAATGCCGCTAAAAGCAATGAAAAACTGTAGATTGCTCCAATAATTAGGAGCAACACCTTAGTACTTGAGACGTTCCAAGGCTCTCGTCCGCAGGCCCAATAGTGTCGTTTCTTTCAAAGAGAACGGCTATCACATTGAGTTTTGCAGGGAATTTCAGAGTTGAGAGGCAGTTTTTGTCGGATCCGGTCAGGCCGAGATTTTTAAGAGTGCAAACAGACCAAACCAGACGACGGTGATCGCGTGCCAATACCAAGCGGTGATGTCGATCATGATCTGCCTCGATTCGACACGTTGCCCGGCAAAGCCTGCGATCATGCACAGAATTAGGACGGCAATGCCTCCGACTAGGTGCAGCCCGTGTAATCCAGTCAGAAAGTAATAAAACTGGCTGCTAGGTCCGCTGCCAAGGAAGACTCCTTGAGCTCTTAATTTGCTCCACGCGCCGAGTTGTCCAGCGATGAAACCTACGGCAAACACGATCCCTAAAACCTGCCAGGGAAAAGCCCGCCGGAGAGTGGACCGTGTAAGTCCGAGCCATTCTTCCATGAGAGCTTCATCGCGAAAGTACTCTCGGCGCGCCAATTCCAGTGCCATGCTACTGAGGATCAATAGCAGCGTGTTCCACCAAAGAATGCTCGGAATCGAAATCGGTTTCCAGACCGCGATGTAGGTCTGGGTCGCGCGGTCAAAGACAGTTTGTCCGCGCCGCAAGCAGAGATAGCCGATGGAGAGAGACACAAACAGGGCTACCGAAGTAGTCATCAACACCGCGAGAGCGACTCGCGCTCTCTTCAGCCGGTCCTTGGGATCCGGTGTCGGTTGGCGGCTCCATTCTCCGTCACCGCCGCCTCCGGTCGGAAGCTTGATGTGTGGACCGCGTCCACCGGAATCCGGTGCACTGACCTTCGAGGGGACCTTGGTTTCTACTGCGGACATGGCTGGTACGCCGGTCCAATTTGACCACGGTTTAGGGTCTCCACGCTAGAAGGAATCGGGGGAATCGGGTGATCGGGTCATCGGGTGATCGGGCGAAGTAACGGCCGATCTTTAGCAGTAACGAATTGCTCCAAGATTCTGTCATCCTGAGCCCCTGTTTTGGGCGAAGGATCCCCCGGAATGCGTAAAGCTTTCTTGCTGCTGCTTGGCACTTTGGCCAAGAACTCTGGCTCTTCGTGAGAGAGCCCTACCGACTGCAATCATGCCGGAGATATTTCGGGAGATCCTTCGCCCAAAAAAGGGGCTCAGGATGACAGCCTTTGAAGTTGTTTGCTGAAAATCACAGTAACTGCAAAGTCCACGAAGTGTTCACGGTTTCACTTCGCCCGATCACCCAATGACCCGATCACCCGATTTCTTCTGCTCTCTGACCATGTTCACGAACAGCTCATGGACACGTGTGTCGCTGGACAATTCAGGGTGAAAAGTTGCAGCCAGAGTCTTGCCCTGCTTTACGAGCACCGGATGTTGCTCGCGTTCAGCGAGTACCTCGACTCCAGCTCCGGTGCGCTCTATGCGCGGCGCGCGTATGAAGACCATCTCCATGGGTGGTCCGTCAAGCTTGGTGGGACCGGTCACGATCGAACTGTCGATCTGACGACCATATGCATTTCGTTGAATTGCAATATCCAGGGCACCCAGGCTTTCCTGTGGTGGATTCCTGACTTCCTTTGCCAAAAGTATTGCGCCCGCGCAGGTGCCAAAGGCAGGCTTTTGCGCGACGAAATCACGCAGTTTGGTAAGAAATCCTTCGCGCTCGAGAAATTTCAGAAAGGTTGAAGATTCCCCACCCGGAATCACCAGACCATCGATTTCGTCCAACTCTTCCGGCTTGCGTACGAGCACGCTCCGGACGCCTAGACGGCTTAGTGTCTGACGATGAGCGTCGTAGTCACCCTGCAGGGCTAGCACTCCAATTGTGATTTGATCGGCCACGTTTAGTCTTCGATGAGTAAGTGAGCGAAAGGCTTCAGACAGGCGGACAGTTCCTGACCTAAGTACTTTCAACAACAAGTCAGCAACGCCCCCGTTTTAGCTCACCAGCCACGCTTCTGCAGCATGTCGGCTTCCGACATCGCAGCGATGGCGAGTCCCTTCATGGCACCGGTACAGTCTTCGCTCGTCTCGAGTAAGACTTTAGGATCGTCGAAATGGGTGGTCGCGCGCACGATGGCGCGAGCGCGGATCTCCGCTTCCTTGGCAGGGGCAAAGTTGATGGAGTCGCTCATGAAGATGCCCGAGCCTACGAATACTGCCTCGGCTCCAAGCTGGCGCACCAGTGCCGCATCTGCGGGAGTAGCGATTCCACCTGCGGAGAAGTTGGGAACGGGAAGCTTGCCGCTTTTCGCCACCATGCGGACCAATTCATAGGGAGCTCGCAGCTCTTTCGCCGCGGCATAGAGTTCTTCTTCGCCGAGGACGGTCAGCGCACGCATATCTTTCACGATCTGCCGCATATGCTTCACAGCGTGAACGACGTCGCCTGTTCCGGCCTCACCTTTCGTGCGAATCATCGCTGCGCCTTCTGCGATGCGGCGCAATGCTTCTCCCAGATCACGGGCTCCGCATACGAATGGAACCTTGAAGGCATGTTTGTCGACGTGGTGCGCTTCGTCCGCAGGTGTTAGGACTTCGGACTCATCGATGTAATCCACACCGAGTTCCTGCAGAACTTGAGCCTCAGTGAAGTGTCCAATACGGCACTTTGCCATGACGGGAATATCCACCGCCTTCATGATCTCGCGAATCACGGCGATCTTGGCCATGCGGGCGACTCCACCCTCGGCGCGGATCTGAGCGGGCACACGCTCCAAAGCCATAACCGCAGTTGCTCCGGAACGTTGGGCAATCTCAGCTTGCGCGGCGGTGGTGACGTCCATAATCACGCCGCCCTTCAGCATTTCCGCAAGACCCGTCTTGAGTCTCAGACCATTCCCATTCATGTCAGACATAAAGCACTCTCCACGCGCACCTCTCCCTCCGGTCATTGCGACAGGATGGAAGGGAACTTTAATTTTAGCAGTTCCGGCAATGTGAGAAGCGGTATATCGGCCGACAGAAGTCAGCAACGCTTTGCAAATTTGGAAGGGCCGAATTCCCTGCTTCAGGGAATTCGGCAGGGAATAATTCCCGTGGAGTTTTTTTCTTTTCCTCGGACCAGCATAAACACAGGGCATTTGCGATCCCTCAGGGAATTCTGAGGGAACTTGCAGAGAATTCTCCCGGAGCCGCAAGGCCGACAAGTGCATGTCATTGAAGCAACGGTTTCGCAGACTCTCATGTTGACCCTCGTTCTCTTGGTACGACGGAACGGCCTGGGGTGTCAATCTTCACCTTCGTTTCAGTCGTGTCCGTCGTGGTTTCATCGGTCTCGATCTGGTCGACCAAGATCAAGTCCTCCAGGTAAGACTCAAAGAGCAGCCGAGGAACTCAGCCAATCGCTCAGCCTCCTCGGCTGCCGAGCGTCGCACCCAGACGGGCGCCCTCACGAACGGCTCGACAACAACGTTCACGCGACCGCCCTTGATTTCGTGGCGCCAAGTGCCCTGCATGAAGCCATTTACCAGCAAGACAGGCGAAATCCAACCTTGTGGCCGGTACACGCTACTCCGTAGCTTGCATCCCAGCAGACGTTCGGCGTGAAAAGAAGCACCAATCACGTATTGATCGAAGCCCGGCAGCAAACGGACGGATTTTCCCGGCTCGAACTCGCGTGCCTCACGGGCGTGGACAGCAAGCATCCACGCCTGAGTGCCTTCCAGGTCCACTCGGCAGACCTCGTCACCGAGCGCTGCGATCCATTCCCGCGCAGTTGAAACTCCGACGCCGGTCCACCAGCGCGCCAGATCGTGATAGGTGGCCGGACCGTAGCCGGCCAGGAAGCGGCGAGTGATTTCCGCTATTGCTGTCTGCGGATCAACGGCTTTCATTGCGCAGCCCAGCCAGCTCGCAGGACGCGTAAAGCGAACCAGCTGCCCCTCACTCGGCCCGAAGCAGAGAAGACCGGTGAACGCAGCCGGCCGCAGGAGTGTCCCCCAGCTGCTCAGTGCCACTTTGGGACCAAAGGCACGCCGTCTGGTGATCCGCGCGACCTCTTGAGCGAGCTCCTCCCGCGTGAGTAAGCGGCCGTCAAGCGCCTTGCCGATCGCTTCTGTGATCTGATCAAGTTCGTCGAGCGTGATGCCGTAATACTTCTTCCACGCCGACTCCCTCAGATATCGTTTGCTGGTGCGCAAAGCGGCGTGCCACATGGGCAGTTCATCAGCAGGAAGCAGGTGCAACGTTCCTCGCATCGCCCAGGTCTTTACCAGCGTGCGCTCCTCCCAAAGTGCGTGCTTGATCGCGTCCCGGTTGAGACCTTCGATTCTGGCCCACGCCGTCAGCTCCGCCGACGACATCAACTGCGCGTGCAAACCGCAGAGACGGCTCGCAACTTCCAGCATGCTGCCGGCCGGAGCGCGCTGATCGAGATAATGGCGGCGAACCCGCCACGCCGCTACATTCCGCCAGGTGAGCTTCAACATGCGCGGACAATTATGCCAGCGAGAGAAATGGCATAATCTCTTCTCGACAAAGCCTTCCGAAACGACGTTATAGAAAGGTGTTCTTCACCACGGAGACACGGAGTGCACGGAGGAAACCATTGCAACAATTCTTCTGGAAAGCGACGATGTATCGATTTTCTTCCGCCATTTCCGAATGCTTACCTCCGTGTCCTCTGTGCCTCCGTGGTGAACTCGGGTTTTAAGAATTGGAGGAGTAAATGGGCGCCACAGTAGCCGAGTCTCGAATGCCCACAGCAACGACGGTCGCGTCGGCTCCGACCAGCGCGCGCCTCACCTCGCTTGACGCCTTCCGCGGCATGACGATCGCCGGAATGATTCTCGTGAACAACGCCGGCGACTGGGAGCATGTCTATTGGCCGCTGGAGCACGCAAAATGGAATGGCTGGACTCCTACCGATCTCGTCTTTCCTTTCTTCGTGTTCATCGTGGGCGTCTCCCTGGTGCTCTCATTCGTGTCGCGGGTAGCTCGCGGCGACTCGAAGAAGACACTGCTTCTGCACGCGCTGCAACGCAGCGCCATCCTCTTTGTCGTCGGATTCTTGCTCCACGCCTACGGCAAATTCGACTTGCACACCATCCGCATTCCCGGAGTCCTGCAGCGGATCGCGGTCGTTTACCTGCTCACATCGGTGCTGGTTCTTTACACCGGCCGCGTCACACGAGCCATCGTGGCGGCTGCCTTGTTGATCGGCTATTGGATTCTGATGGTGCAAGTGCCCGTGCCCGGCTATGGTGCCGGAGTTCTCACGATGGACGGAAACCTGGCGGGCTATATCGATCGCAGCCTTATGTACAACCATCTCTGGATCGCGCACCGCTTCGATCCGGAGGGAATCCTCAGCACGCTTCCAGCGATTGCAACGTGTTTGCTTGGCGTCTTCACCGGCGAGTGGCTGCGATCAACGAGAAGCGCCTCACAAAAACTCGCTGGACTCTTCGCTGCAAGCGCCGTCGGCCTTATCGCCGGGGAGATCTGGAATGTATGGTTCCCAATCAACAAAATGATCTGGACCAGCTCTTATGTGCTGTTCACTGCGGGTCTTGCATTGTTCGCACTCGGGATCGGCTATTGGGCGGTGGACATCCGCGGCTGGAAGCGCTGGAGCACACCGTTCATCATGTTCGGCGTTAATCCGCTGGTGCTGTATTGCATTGCGAGTTGGCTCGCGTCGGCAATGCACGTCCACCACATTCACGGGCGAACCATCAAGGAGTTGCTGTTCGGCAAGTTCTTCGTGCCGCTCTCAGGCGACCCTTACGTGGTCTCCCTGATCTGGGCTTTGAGTTTCGTTTTGGTCTCGTTTGCGGTTGCGTGGGCGCTGTATCGGAAGCGGATTTTTATCCGGGTATAGTTCACGCGCGTTATCGGCCCCTGGCGAACTTCGCCTTCATCTTCTCCGGATCGACTGCTATAAAGACACCCTGGCTTCGGGCCAGGACCTGACCTTGCTCATCGCGGATCTCGGCTGCGTTGAAGTGCCGGCGTCCTTGTACGTCGCGCTCGATTCCTTCGACCACCAACGTCTTGCCGAGTGGAACCGGCTTCACATATTCGATTGCCATGGATGAGGTCAGCGCCACTACCGAGCGCAGCTTATTGACCTTGCCCATGGCTTCATCCAGGAGCGTGGCGATGATTCCCCCATGCGCATGACCAGGCGGTCCTTGATACTTCTTCGGCAGTTTGACCTTGCACCAGGCGCGATGGTGACCTTCGTCAAAGAAAAACTTCAGACGCATACCCTGAGGATTGTCCTTGCCGCAGGCGAAGCAATGGTTCTTGGGAAGTGAGATGTGCTTAGTGTTGTGACCGGAGAGACGTTTGGACATTTCACAGGATTATAGGTGTCCAAAGGTTCCTCCGTGACCTTGGGTTCACCTTCGTGACCTTCGCGTTCGCTCCTCCCCGGTTTCGCTCTCGTTGACCCGCGGGCCTGTAACTTTCCCTTCACTTCCTGTATACATTCCGTTTTCACTTTCTTCAGGAGCGTACGCGTGCGAACACTCGCGTCTGTTTTTGTCTTCTTCTTCATCGCTACCCTCGGTTTAGCCCAAGACATTCCACCAACACCACAAATCACGCCATCATCCGACCAAGCGGCAGCAA
This genomic window from Terriglobales bacterium contains:
- the rdgB gene encoding RdgB/HAM1 family non-canonical purine NTP pyrophosphatase, with the protein product MTLIYVASSNKGKLADFAAAAQEYGVDIRPLPGIEGMDAPEETGATFEENARLKAEYYSRHAGGEIVIADDSGLTVDALGGEPGVRSARYADDAGIVTNHPDAANNELLLKRTEGVPDSRRQCAFVCSISAARDGKTLKVFNADARGLLLRAPKGSNGFGYDPLFYFPELSNSFAEISREEKLRVSHRGKAFRLFLEWIDESTRSHSQIS
- a CDS encoding cytochrome c oxidase subunit 3, whose protein sequence is MSAVETKVPSKVSAPDSGGRGPHIKLPTGGGGDGEWSRQPTPDPKDRLKRARVALAVLMTTSVALFVSLSIGYLCLRRGQTVFDRATQTYIAVWKPISIPSILWWNTLLLILSSMALELARREYFRDEALMEEWLGLTRSTLRRAFPWQVLGIVFAVGFIAGQLGAWSKLRAQGVFLGSGPSSQFYYFLTGLHGLHLVGGIAVLILCMIAGFAGQRVESRQIMIDITAWYWHAITVVWFGLFALLKISA
- a CDS encoding DUF4126 domain-containing protein, which codes for MDLNEAQIISLVIGASFAAGLNVYAMCGTLGLLGHFQVVHLPPGLHVIENPWVIAVSLAMFVLHFFADKIPAFDLVWNSLHTFVRIPLAALVAYAATSQLGPGAQIASTALASVIAGVAHTGKFAARAAVTPSPEPVSNMALSVGEDVVAVGLTWFATVHPYWTAAIVAVLLIFTVILIRMCARAVRSLFARGMAFWRRPASPEVAQPPAA
- the ribB gene encoding 3,4-dihydroxy-2-butanone-4-phosphate synthase, which codes for MNSSFTDVQTALAEIRQGRMIIVVDDEDRENEGDLTIAAEFATPEAINFMAKHGRGLICLALTEDRLDYLRLGMMTTHNTSQYGTAFTESIDARDGITTGISAYDRARTIKVAIDPGSRPSDLVKPGHTFPLRARKGGVLVRAGQTEAAVDLARMAGLVPAGVICEIMKEDGTMARVPDLIEFCKEHELKMLTVAELIRYRMHHERYIRRIGEGILPTRYGEFRLVAYESEIDGGESHVGLLYGDAGDGDSPVLVRVHSHCLVGDVFGTTLCECNAVLDRSMKMIADVGRGAIIYLHQTSKGFNVREMVGGSALTFEHESRDARNPEHQRRTQRQIGLGAQILSDLNLRRIRLLTNHPRRVPALEGFGIEIVEQVPISTTAAAAQEQK
- a CDS encoding MerR family transcriptional regulator, whose translation is MRSHSQTGNSQEVRSLEGQEFTSADVIELTGITARQLQWWDERKIVVPQRRGRNRVYSVDDLAEVAVICELRNKGFSLQRVRQVMRYLQRELGKRLVETVTSGSEYHLLTDGKRIYLENSERQIVDLLKNSRQPLLSVCLTDAVQEVHAQLRKRNGMRRPRPGEERSSQSNRRRLRRTA
- a CDS encoding winged helix DNA-binding domain-containing protein, which gives rise to MLKLTWRNVAAWRVRRHYLDQRAPAGSMLEVASRLCGLHAQLMSSAELTAWARIEGLNRDAIKHALWEERTLVKTWAMRGTLHLLPADELPMWHAALRTSKRYLRESAWKKYYGITLDELDQITEAIGKALDGRLLTREELAQEVARITRRRAFGPKVALSSWGTLLRPAAFTGLLCFGPSEGQLVRFTRPASWLGCAMKAVDPQTAIAEITRRFLAGYGPATYHDLARWWTGVGVSTAREWIAALGDEVCRVDLEGTQAWMLAVHAREAREFEPGKSVRLLPGFDQYVIGASFHAERLLGCKLRSSVYRPQGWISPVLLVNGFMQGTWRHEIKGGRVNVVVEPFVRAPVWVRRSAAEEAERLAEFLGCSLSLTWRT
- the pdxT gene encoding pyridoxal 5'-phosphate synthase glutaminase subunit PdxT, which codes for MADQITIGVLALQGDYDAHRQTLSRLGVRSVLVRKPEELDEIDGLVIPGGESSTFLKFLEREGFLTKLRDFVAQKPAFGTCAGAILLAKEVRNPPQESLGALDIAIQRNAYGRQIDSSIVTGPTKLDGPPMEMVFIRAPRIERTGAGVEVLAEREQHPVLVKQGKTLAATFHPELSSDTRVHELFVNMVREQKKSGDRVIG
- the thiS gene encoding sulfur carrier protein ThiS, translating into MSIIICAAACSSTANHFFLYTFGMTVVVNGEPKEFPSGRTLAAFIEHLGLKGDRIAVELNREIAPRSRWTDISLSEGDRLEIVHFVGGGFDY
- the pdxS gene encoding pyridoxal 5'-phosphate synthase lyase subunit PdxS; protein product: MSDMNGNGLRLKTGLAEMLKGGVIMDVTTAAQAEIAQRSGATAVMALERVPAQIRAEGGVARMAKIAVIREIMKAVDIPVMAKCRIGHFTEAQVLQELGVDYIDESEVLTPADEAHHVDKHAFKVPFVCGARDLGEALRRIAEGAAMIRTKGEAGTGDVVHAVKHMRQIVKDMRALTVLGEEELYAAAKELRAPYELVRMVAKSGKLPVPNFSAGGIATPADAALVRQLGAEAVFVGSGIFMSDSINFAPAKEAEIRARAIVRATTHFDDPKVLLETSEDCTGAMKGLAIAAMSEADMLQKRGW